Part of the Acidimicrobiia bacterium genome, TGAGCCCAACCCCAACACCCCAGAAACAAATATTTCTTTGCATATTGGAATGGTGGGTGCGGGCCAATTAGCCAGAATGTCCCATCAGGCGTCCATTCCGCTTGGGGTTGATCTCTCGGTACTCGCGGCTCACGCCGATGATTCGGCAGCCCTCATTAGCCCCCGGGTCACCATAGGTTCACCACATTCTGCTCGTGACCTAATCGGTTTTGCCGCCGGTGCTGAGGTCATCACCGTCGACCACGAACTGGTGAACCTTGAAGCAATAGCACAGATCGAAGCAGAACAATCAGCCCACGTTCGGCCTTCATCAGCAGCACTCAAATTCGCGACCGACAAAGCTCATCAGCGTCGTCTATTTGCCCAAGCTTCGCTCCCCTTGCCTAAACACTCGATTGTCAATCATCCCGGCGAAGCAAAAACGGCCTTAGCGGAACTGGGTTGGCAAGGTGTAATAAAAACAGCTCGTGGTGGCTATGACGGCCGAGGTGTTTGGCTGGTTAACAGCGAAGCTGAGGCTACGGCGCTGCTGGAAGAATTCTCCAATGAGACAACCGCGTTCCCCGAACTGATCGTGGAAGAGATCGTTCCTCTGGTTAAAGAGCTAGCGGTCATTGTGGTGCGCGGTGCCAATGGAATGTCAGTTACCTATCCGGTTACCGAAACGGTGCAAGTGTCGGGCATTTGCCGCGAGACCATTACGCCAGCGGTGGTGTCACCAGAAATAGCAGCCGAGGCGGTTAGAGTCAGCGTGGCAGCAGCGCAAGTCGTAGATGCCGTCGGCTTGACAGCGGTTGAACTATTTTTCGATGGCACCAATATCACCATTAACGAAGTCGCCACACGCCCACACAACTCAGGCCACTGGAGTATCGAAGGCGCAATAACATCACAGTTTGAAAACCATTTGCGAGCGGTCGCCGATTTACCTCTCGGTGCAACTAGTTGTCGCGCCCCTTATGTGGTGAGCTGCAATATTCTTGGGCATTCGACTGGTCTTGACCCACGACAACAGCTACCACAGGCCCTGGGCATCAGCGGCGCTCATGTGCACCTCTATGGCAAAGAACCAAAGCCAGGTCGCAAGATTGGCCACGTCACCACGATGTCCGATTCGCTAGAAGATGCCCAGGCTCGAGCACGCCGAGCCGTCGGTTTTCTGGGTGACGCAGTCCCTCTGCCGTAAAGCAATTGGCCAGATGCGTGTAATTTCTTCGTAGTCATCAAAATCTGGAGCAAAAAATATGACAGTGGCCGTTGTAATGGGAAGCGATTCCGACTACCCAACCATGGGACAAGCGGTGGAAATTCTTAGGGAATTTGGGGTGGAACCAATGGTTAGAGTGCTTTCTGCTCACCGTATGGCCACCACCATGATTGAATTTGGCATCCAAGCTGCCGATAGTGGACTTGAGGTGATTATTGCCGGTGCTGGTGGAGCCGCTCACCTGCCGGGAATGTTGGCTTCGGTAACACCACTGCCGGTAATCGGGGTGCCTGTTCCACTCCAGTACCTAGACGGGATGGATTCGTTGCTCTCCATTGTGCAAATGCCAGCCGGCGTACCGGTGGCCACCGTTTCCATCGGAGGCGCAAGAAACGCCGGATTGTTGGCGCTGCGAATGCTGGCTATCTCTAACCCCGAAATTCGCCACAAGATGGTGCAGTTCCAACAAGACCTCAGCGCCGCTGCTCGGGCTAAAGGGGCTGCCCTAACCCAGCGACTAGCCGATGGGAACGCCTAACGTAACCACATACTGGGTCTAGCTTGGCGGCATGTTGGCTGCCAGGCGTTCTTGCACTAAGTCTAATTGCTCTTGTGGTTGCACCAAGGCTATGCGCACATAACCGCTCGCAGCGGGGCCATAAAACTCGCCGGGGCTAACCAGTACACCAGCATCGGTAGCCAGGCGCTTTGCAAAGCCCCAGTCGTCACCATTGGGCGCGGCTACCCACAAATAAAACCCTCCACCGGGCAGTGCAACAGAGATGTTATAAGCCTCACCAAAAACCTTCGCACCCCACACTAAGCGCTGCCAATAGATTCGGCGTTGCGCCTCCACATGATCATCATCGCCGTAAACGACCGCAGCCACTTCTTGTGTTGGGCCGGGCAACATAAACCCAGCATGCTTACGCAGTTCTTGGAGATAAACGGTTACCTCCGGGTCACCGGTATAAAAACCCACCCGCAAGCCCGCCAGATTCGACCGTTTCGAAAGGGAATGAACCGCCAGCACACCTTGGCTCGTATGGCTGAGCACGCTTTGGGGCGCTCCATCCCAAGTGAACTCGGCATAGCACTCATCAGAAAGCACCAACACACCGTGATCATGACCCCACTGCAC contains:
- a CDS encoding 5-(carboxyamino)imidazole ribonucleotide synthase, which produces MSSHLIEPNPNTPETNISLHIGMVGAGQLARMSHQASIPLGVDLSVLAAHADDSAALISPRVTIGSPHSARDLIGFAAGAEVITVDHELVNLEAIAQIEAEQSAHVRPSSAALKFATDKAHQRRLFAQASLPLPKHSIVNHPGEAKTALAELGWQGVIKTARGGYDGRGVWLVNSEAEATALLEEFSNETTAFPELIVEEIVPLVKELAVIVVRGANGMSVTYPVTETVQVSGICRETITPAVVSPEIAAEAVRVSVAAAQVVDAVGLTAVELFFDGTNITINEVATRPHNSGHWSIEGAITSQFENHLRAVADLPLGATSCRAPYVVSCNILGHSTGLDPRQQLPQALGISGAHVHLYGKEPKPGRKIGHVTTMSDSLEDAQARARRAVGFLGDAVPLP
- the purE gene encoding 5-(carboxyamino)imidazole ribonucleotide mutase, producing the protein MTVAVVMGSDSDYPTMGQAVEILREFGVEPMVRVLSAHRMATTMIEFGIQAADSGLEVIIAGAGGAAHLPGMLASVTPLPVIGVPVPLQYLDGMDSLLSIVQMPAGVPVATVSIGGARNAGLLALRMLAISNPEIRHKMVQFQQDLSAAARAKGAALTQRLADGNA
- a CDS encoding aminotransferase class I/II-fold pyridoxal phosphate-dependent enzyme; this encodes MATNAAFVPPPYPHDRLASLAEIASSHNGGMVDLSIGTPSDPPPSFVADVLAKTNAVRGYPPPAGTIEMREAASAWLARRFGARVDADLIGPCIGTKELVAGLPHWLRLRQPQKDTVLYPEISYPTYAMGAQLAGCRALPVPVNENWQLDLAAISPSDIERALALWVNTPANPTGGLDDLSAVVQWGHDHGVLVLSDECYAEFTWDGAPQSVLSHTSQGVLAVHSLSKRSNLAGLRVGFYTGDPEVTVYLQELRKHAGFMLPGPTQEVAAVVYGDDDHVEAQRRIYWQRLVWGAKVFGEAYNISVALPGGGFYLWVAAPNGDDWGFAKRLATDAGVLVSPGEFYGPAASGYVRIALVQPQEQLDLVQERLAANMPPS